The following coding sequences are from one Helicoverpa armigera isolate CAAS_96S chromosome 2, ASM3070526v1, whole genome shotgun sequence window:
- the LOC110376117 gene encoding eukaryotic peptide chain release factor GTP-binding subunit ERF3A isoform X1 has product MSNNGAPDSWESQADFISEQGAKDSDDVSAKFSTLNVNAVEFVPSFIKPSQATDDSETPTTPQKSESGSTKSVGSPVLNGCGDVGGESGDGGAASASPRVEEPPPVPPAAGSPAASSAASGTPASGTPADGTPAVGTPDAPAPSATAGAIPVPTDVSPTADSWEAEADDALLTPEENNEPEDEEIEQQEDGEATKKIPKKKPPRVEDTCSKKEHVNVVFIGHVDAGKSTIGGQIMSLTGMVDKRTLEKYEREAREKSRESWYLSWALDTNQEERDKGKTVEVGRAYFETDKKHFTILDAPGHKSFVPNMIGGAAQADLAVLVISARKGEFETGFDRGGQTREHAMLAKTAGVKHLVALVNKMDDPTVNWDEKRYNECRDKIMPYLKKLGFNPAKDLSFLPVSGQTGQGLLQKVTEEICPWYRGPSFIQLIDELPSLNRKMDGPFIMPVVDKYKDMGTVLMGKVEAGVTRKGAALFLMPNRVQVTVDQLWSDDIEVTSIGPGENVKVKLKGIEEEDVSPGFVLCDTAEPITTGRVFDAQVVILEHKSIICAGYSAVMHIHCAAEEITVKALICLVDKKTGEKSKTRPRFVKQDQVAIMRIECAGIICLEPFKKFAQMGRFTLRDENKTIAIGKVLKVIE; this is encoded by the exons ATGTCCAATAACGGTGCTCCGGACTCTTGGGAGAGTCAAGCCGATTTCATAAGTGAACAAGGCGCAAAAGATTCGGACGATGTGTCTGCTAAATTTTCCACGTTGAACGTTAATGCCGTGGAGTTCGTGCCTTCTTTTATTAAGCCTTCACAGGCTACCGACGATTCCGAAACCCCCACTACTCCACAAAAATCTGAAAGTGGATCAACAAAATCTGTGGGAAGTCCTGTCTTAAACG GTTGCGGTGACGTTGGCGGTGAAAGCGGTGATGGTGGAGCTGCGTCGGCTTCGCCCCGGGTGGAGGAGCCGCCTCCCGTGCCTCCCGCCGCTGGCAGCCCCGCGGCTTCGTCGGCGGCCTCAGGGACACCGGCTTCCGGCACTCCAGCCGATGGAACCCCTGCCGTAGGAACCCCCGATGCTCCCGCGCCTTCGGCTACTGCCGGCGCTATACCGGTACCAACTGATGTCTCCCCCACGGCTGACAGCTGGGAAGCTGAAGCTGATGACGCTCTACTTACCCCTGAAGAAAACAACGAACCTGAAGATGAAGAAATTGAACAACAG GAGGACGGCGAAGCCACTAAGAAAATCCCGAAGAAAAAGCCGCCACGTGTTGAAGACACTTGCAGCAAAAAAGAACACGTGAATGTTGTATTCATAGGACACGTAG ATGCTGGGAAGTCTACTATTGGTGGCCAAATTATGTCACTGACTGGAATGGTGGACAAAAGGACACTTGAAAAGTACGAAAGAGAAGCGCGAGAGAAATCCAGGGAGTCTTGGTATTTATCATGGGCACTTGATACCAATCAAGAAG aaCGTGACAAGGGTAAGACTGTTGAAGTTGGAAGAGCATACTTTGAGACTGACAAGAAGCATTTCACAATCCTTGACGCTCCTGGGCATAAAAGTTTTGTACCGAACATGATTGGTGGCGCAGCCCAGGCAGATCTAGCTGTCCtg GTAATCTCTGCTCGTAAAGGTGAATTCGAAACGGGCTTTGATAGAGGGGGTCAAACTCGAGAACACGCTATGTTGGCAAAAACTGCAGGTGTCAAACATTTAGTTGCACTTGTTAACAAGATGGATGACCCAACTGTGAACTGGGATGAGAAAAG atacaaTGAATGTCGAGATAAAATCATGCCTTACCTGAAAAAGTTGGGCTTTAATCCAGCAAAGGATTTGTCTTTCCTCCCGGTATCAGGACAAACTGGACAAGGTTTACTTCAGAAA GTAACTGAAGAAATCTGTCCATGGTATCGTGGTCCATCCTTCATTCAACTAATTGATGAACTTCCATCACTCAATCGCAAGATGGATGGCCCCTTCATAATGCCCGTAGTGGACAAATACAAAGACATGGGCACTGTACTCATGGGGAAGGTGGAAGCAGGTGTTACTCGCAAGGGTGCTGCTCTATTCCTTATGCCAAATAGG GTACAAGTCACTGTAGACCAGTTATGGTCTGACGACATTGAAGTGACATCAATTGGTCCTGGAGAAAATGTAAAAGTCAAGCTCAAAGGAATTGAGGAGGAAGATGTGTCGCCTGGCTTCGTTCTTTGTGACACTGCCGAACCTATCACTACTGGAAGG GTGTTCGACGCTCAAGTCGTGATTCTTGAACACAAATCTATTATCTGCGCTGGTTACTCAGCAGTTATGCATATACATTGCGCAGCAGAAGAAATCACCGTAAAG GCGCTAATCTGTCTGGTAGACAAAAAGACTGGCGAAAAGTCCAAGACGCGACCCCGCTTTGTGAAGCAAGATCAAGTGGCTATCATGAGGATAGAATGCGCGGGAATTATATGTTTAGAACCATTCAAAAAATTTGCTCAAATGGGCAGGTTCACATTAAGAGATGAGA ataaaACCATCGCGATTGGTAAAGTCCTGAAGGTGATTGAGTAA
- the LOC110376117 gene encoding eukaryotic peptide chain release factor GTP-binding subunit ERF3A isoform X2 — MAKGCGDVGGESGDGGAASASPRVEEPPPVPPAAGSPAASSAASGTPASGTPADGTPAVGTPDAPAPSATAGAIPVPTDVSPTADSWEAEADDALLTPEENNEPEDEEIEQQEDGEATKKIPKKKPPRVEDTCSKKEHVNVVFIGHVDAGKSTIGGQIMSLTGMVDKRTLEKYEREAREKSRESWYLSWALDTNQEERDKGKTVEVGRAYFETDKKHFTILDAPGHKSFVPNMIGGAAQADLAVLVISARKGEFETGFDRGGQTREHAMLAKTAGVKHLVALVNKMDDPTVNWDEKRYNECRDKIMPYLKKLGFNPAKDLSFLPVSGQTGQGLLQKVTEEICPWYRGPSFIQLIDELPSLNRKMDGPFIMPVVDKYKDMGTVLMGKVEAGVTRKGAALFLMPNRVQVTVDQLWSDDIEVTSIGPGENVKVKLKGIEEEDVSPGFVLCDTAEPITTGRVFDAQVVILEHKSIICAGYSAVMHIHCAAEEITVKALICLVDKKTGEKSKTRPRFVKQDQVAIMRIECAGIICLEPFKKFAQMGRFTLRDENKTIAIGKVLKVIE, encoded by the exons ATGGCTAAAG GTTGCGGTGACGTTGGCGGTGAAAGCGGTGATGGTGGAGCTGCGTCGGCTTCGCCCCGGGTGGAGGAGCCGCCTCCCGTGCCTCCCGCCGCTGGCAGCCCCGCGGCTTCGTCGGCGGCCTCAGGGACACCGGCTTCCGGCACTCCAGCCGATGGAACCCCTGCCGTAGGAACCCCCGATGCTCCCGCGCCTTCGGCTACTGCCGGCGCTATACCGGTACCAACTGATGTCTCCCCCACGGCTGACAGCTGGGAAGCTGAAGCTGATGACGCTCTACTTACCCCTGAAGAAAACAACGAACCTGAAGATGAAGAAATTGAACAACAG GAGGACGGCGAAGCCACTAAGAAAATCCCGAAGAAAAAGCCGCCACGTGTTGAAGACACTTGCAGCAAAAAAGAACACGTGAATGTTGTATTCATAGGACACGTAG ATGCTGGGAAGTCTACTATTGGTGGCCAAATTATGTCACTGACTGGAATGGTGGACAAAAGGACACTTGAAAAGTACGAAAGAGAAGCGCGAGAGAAATCCAGGGAGTCTTGGTATTTATCATGGGCACTTGATACCAATCAAGAAG aaCGTGACAAGGGTAAGACTGTTGAAGTTGGAAGAGCATACTTTGAGACTGACAAGAAGCATTTCACAATCCTTGACGCTCCTGGGCATAAAAGTTTTGTACCGAACATGATTGGTGGCGCAGCCCAGGCAGATCTAGCTGTCCtg GTAATCTCTGCTCGTAAAGGTGAATTCGAAACGGGCTTTGATAGAGGGGGTCAAACTCGAGAACACGCTATGTTGGCAAAAACTGCAGGTGTCAAACATTTAGTTGCACTTGTTAACAAGATGGATGACCCAACTGTGAACTGGGATGAGAAAAG atacaaTGAATGTCGAGATAAAATCATGCCTTACCTGAAAAAGTTGGGCTTTAATCCAGCAAAGGATTTGTCTTTCCTCCCGGTATCAGGACAAACTGGACAAGGTTTACTTCAGAAA GTAACTGAAGAAATCTGTCCATGGTATCGTGGTCCATCCTTCATTCAACTAATTGATGAACTTCCATCACTCAATCGCAAGATGGATGGCCCCTTCATAATGCCCGTAGTGGACAAATACAAAGACATGGGCACTGTACTCATGGGGAAGGTGGAAGCAGGTGTTACTCGCAAGGGTGCTGCTCTATTCCTTATGCCAAATAGG GTACAAGTCACTGTAGACCAGTTATGGTCTGACGACATTGAAGTGACATCAATTGGTCCTGGAGAAAATGTAAAAGTCAAGCTCAAAGGAATTGAGGAGGAAGATGTGTCGCCTGGCTTCGTTCTTTGTGACACTGCCGAACCTATCACTACTGGAAGG GTGTTCGACGCTCAAGTCGTGATTCTTGAACACAAATCTATTATCTGCGCTGGTTACTCAGCAGTTATGCATATACATTGCGCAGCAGAAGAAATCACCGTAAAG GCGCTAATCTGTCTGGTAGACAAAAAGACTGGCGAAAAGTCCAAGACGCGACCCCGCTTTGTGAAGCAAGATCAAGTGGCTATCATGAGGATAGAATGCGCGGGAATTATATGTTTAGAACCATTCAAAAAATTTGCTCAAATGGGCAGGTTCACATTAAGAGATGAGA ataaaACCATCGCGATTGGTAAAGTCCTGAAGGTGATTGAGTAA